From Populus trichocarpa isolate Nisqually-1 chromosome 19, P.trichocarpa_v4.1, whole genome shotgun sequence, a single genomic window includes:
- the LOC7467437 gene encoding protein-tyrosine-phosphatase PTP1, whose translation MPLLMKTTKEARSRELLRRLLLARRVFSPEVKTEDSQSVTVQEKSNRRLIAGHEGGNFVSAPHFGKIAKLASEITPSQMARSCKVAVDSVNVNKNRYLDVVPFDQNRVVLNPCKDYRPSARGYILQELLLSSSSENISRFIATQGPLPHTYEDFWEMIILHHCPVIVMLTRLVDNYETVKCGDNFQAEDGPRDFGNISIVTKWVKTTDTSLLLRSLDVGYKEAEESPMCVLHIQYPEWPDHGVSTNTNAVREILRRAYHMPPSLGPGNLLDLHNI comes from the exons ATGCCGCTGTTAATGAAGACTACAAAGGAAGCCCGAAGCCGTGAGCTGTTGAGGAGATTGTTGTTGGCTCGTCGCG TATTTTCTCCTGAAGTGAAGACTGAAGACAGTCAGTCCGTGACTGTGCAAGAAAAATCCAATAGGCGTCTGATAGCTGGACATGAGGGGGGGAATTTTGTTTCAGCGCCTCATTTTGGCAAAATCGCAAAACTG GCTAGTGAGATAACACCATCTCAGATGGCGAGAAGCTGCAAGGTGGCTGTTGACAGTGTGAATGTGAACAAGAACCGGTACTTGGATGTCGTACCAT TTGATCAAAATAGGGTTGTTCTTAATCCATGTAAGGATTATAGACCATCGGCGAGAGGATATAT CCTACAGGAATTActcctttcttcttcatcaGAAAACATTTCTCGGTTCATAGCTACACAGGGGCCACTACCACATACATACGAGGATTTCTGGGAAATGATAATACTGCACCATTGTCCTGTGATTGTGATGCTTACTCGATTAGTTGACAATTATGAG ACTGTAAAATGTGGAGATAACTTTCAAGCAGAAGATGGTCCTAGAGATTTTGGAAATATTTCTATTGTGACTAAGTGGGTCAAAACTACTGACACCTCATTACTGTTGCGCAGCTTGGACGTGGGCTACAAAGag GCAGAGGAATCGCCTATGTGTGTTTTGCATATTCAGTATCCCGAATGGCCTGACCATGGAGTTTCCACGAACACAAATGCTGTCCGTGAAATTCTCAGAAGAGCATATCATATGCCACCCAGTCTTGGCCCTGGTAATTTGCTAGATCTCCATAACATCTGA